From the genome of Nodosilinea sp. PGN35, one region includes:
- a CDS encoding GAF domain-containing protein → MANESSRCIDTDSMVGAEALPRVDLGLALGKLEGSTQAPTVGPRQEPAGVPPGHQPTRPVLPWLDLIQHYSHLVMAVVDVATEIDAPTQAHPVLFANQYFCRLTGIHPEGGHLDLSFFDRLALADQKALRERFRRHFLSAVLRYAYGASDLVSQRLLHEPLVVSLADSETGLERKIELRLRTAEGGLQVTAIASTLQASLATCWEAPPSREQVATQLLSQEPAFKHLLAALKPGQYTVSGQILIEGIDVTDRETSKSLIELLVGHESVLGTRRFEQANGLMKQLFSASDSFLLSAENNRAQLFTGLDQADWHTVAYDMADLQGSAFLRATERREVVNVPDLSLDCTTQCERDLLAQGTRSLLLIPLVMRTALLGDSSVQMVGLVGLASSRPYAFDQADCSRATTLIPALTAAMRHSVQDRFTNIHPSVRWRFEQEAERLSLGLPPAPILFEGVYPLYGISDIRGSSDERNRAIQQDLLTQFRLALAVVAAAGRAVSNALVGQLALDLADHIAALEQGVTVDSEVTLLRYLQGEVEVHFAYFAQHSAEAEAAIAQYKAAIDANHACVYTARAVYDETIGHINGLLRDTWNQWQQSMQAITAHYCDLEATDGIDHMIYAGQAIDPNFTEFQLKSLRYEQLRAVCDCARQGFALKAAYNTDMTITHLVLVQGYTVDIVHDETTERLFDVRGTRDTRYEIVKKRIDKACDAETGDRITQPGMLTVVYSTSEEWQEYERYLRYLHREGIVAGDIEQGTVEPLQGVNGLKFARVRVNPESGVAQSR, encoded by the coding sequence ATGGCTAACGAATCGTCTCGCTGCATTGATACAGACTCAATGGTCGGGGCTGAGGCTCTGCCTAGGGTAGATCTGGGCCTGGCTTTGGGCAAGCTGGAGGGCAGTACTCAAGCGCCGACTGTCGGCCCTCGGCAGGAGCCCGCAGGCGTTCCGCCAGGACACCAGCCGACCCGGCCGGTGCTGCCCTGGCTAGATTTGATTCAGCACTACAGCCATCTGGTGATGGCAGTGGTCGATGTGGCTACCGAGATTGACGCCCCGACCCAGGCCCATCCGGTGCTGTTTGCCAACCAATATTTTTGCCGACTGACGGGCATTCATCCTGAGGGGGGGCACCTCGATCTGAGCTTTTTTGATCGCCTCGCGCTAGCCGATCAAAAAGCTCTGCGGGAGCGGTTTCGGCGGCATTTCTTGAGCGCTGTGCTGCGCTATGCCTACGGGGCGAGCGATCTGGTTTCCCAACGGCTGCTCCACGAACCGCTGGTGGTGTCGCTGGCCGACTCAGAAACCGGGCTGGAGCGCAAAATTGAGCTGAGGCTGCGAACCGCCGAGGGGGGCTTGCAGGTGACAGCGATCGCCTCGACTCTCCAGGCCAGTCTGGCTACCTGTTGGGAAGCTCCCCCCAGCCGTGAGCAGGTGGCCACCCAGCTGCTGAGCCAAGAACCCGCCTTTAAACACCTGCTGGCGGCTCTCAAGCCCGGCCAGTACACTGTCAGCGGCCAGATTCTCATCGAGGGTATAGACGTCACCGATCGCGAGACCTCCAAGTCGTTGATTGAGCTGCTGGTGGGCCATGAGTCGGTGCTGGGCACCCGCCGCTTTGAGCAGGCCAACGGGCTGATGAAGCAGCTGTTTAGCGCCAGCGACAGCTTTTTGCTGAGTGCCGAGAACAACCGAGCCCAGCTGTTTACTGGCCTCGACCAGGCCGATTGGCACACGGTTGCCTACGATATGGCAGACCTGCAAGGTTCGGCCTTTCTGCGGGCTACCGAGCGGCGGGAGGTAGTCAACGTACCCGACCTCAGCCTCGACTGCACCACCCAGTGCGAACGCGACCTGCTCGCCCAGGGCACGCGATCGCTCCTCCTGATTCCGCTGGTGATGCGGACGGCGCTGCTGGGTGACAGCAGCGTCCAGATGGTGGGCCTGGTGGGTCTGGCCAGCTCCAGGCCCTACGCCTTTGACCAGGCCGATTGCAGCCGCGCCACAACGCTGATTCCGGCGCTGACGGCGGCCATGCGCCACAGCGTGCAGGATCGCTTTACCAACATTCACCCCTCGGTGCGGTGGCGGTTTGAGCAGGAGGCCGAGCGCCTCAGCCTGGGGCTGCCCCCGGCCCCGATTCTGTTTGAGGGCGTCTATCCGCTGTACGGCATCTCCGACATTCGCGGGTCTTCAGACGAGCGCAATCGGGCCATTCAGCAGGATTTGCTGACTCAGTTTCGCCTGGCCCTGGCTGTGGTGGCGGCGGCGGGCCGCGCAGTCAGCAATGCCCTGGTGGGACAGCTGGCCCTCGATCTGGCCGACCACATTGCCGCGCTAGAGCAGGGGGTGACGGTCGATTCTGAGGTGACGCTGCTGCGCTATCTGCAAGGGGAAGTGGAGGTGCATTTTGCCTACTTTGCCCAGCACAGCGCCGAGGCCGAGGCGGCGATCGCCCAGTACAAAGCCGCCATTGATGCCAACCACGCCTGCGTCTACACCGCCCGCGCCGTGTACGACGAGACCATTGGCCACATCAATGGCCTGCTGCGCGACACCTGGAACCAGTGGCAGCAGTCGATGCAGGCGATTACCGCCCACTACTGCGATCTGGAGGCCACCGACGGCATTGACCACATGATCTACGCCGGTCAGGCCATCGACCCCAACTTCACGGAGTTTCAGCTAAAGTCGCTGCGCTACGAGCAGCTGCGGGCGGTGTGCGACTGCGCTCGCCAGGGCTTTGCCCTCAAGGCCGCCTACAACACCGACATGACCATCACCCACCTGGTGCTGGTGCAGGGCTACACGGTGGATATCGTCCACGATGAGACCACCGAGCGCCTGTTCGACGTGCGGGGCACCCGCGACACCCGCTACGAAATTGTCAAAAAGCGCATTGACAAAGCCTGCGATGCGGAAACGGGCGATCGCATTACCCAGCCCGGCATGCTGACGGTGGTCTACTCCACCAGTGAAGAGTGGCAGGAGTACGAGCGCTACCTGCGCTACCTGCACCGCGAGGGCATCGTGGCGGGTGACATTGAGCAGGGCACGGTAGAACCCCTCCAGGGGGTCAACGGTCTCAAGTTTGCTCGGGTGCGGGTGAATCCGGAGTCGGGGGTGGCCCAGAGCAGATAG
- the ffh gene encoding signal recognition particle protein, which translates to MFEALSDRLESAWKSLRGQDKISESNIDSALREVRRALLEADVNLQVIKDFIAQVKENALGIEVVKGVSPDQQFIKVVNDELVRLMGDTNAPLADSPTKPTVVLMAGLQGTGKTTATAKLALHLRKENRSTLLVATDVYRPAAVDQLITLGKQIDVPVFELGTDANPVDIARQGIEKAKADGVDTVIVDTAGRLQIDPKMMAELADIKTAIDPDEVLLVVDAMTGQEAANLTRTFHDEIGITGAILTKMDGDARGGAALSVRQISGQPIKFIGVGEKVEALQPFYPDRMASRILGMGDVLTLVEKAQEAVDIADAEKLTQKILEAEFDFDDFLKQMRFMKSMGSLGGIMKLIPGMGKQITGEMLEQGEVQLKRCEAMINSMTTEERKHPNLLSSSPSRRRRIAKGSGHQEKDVGKLVSDFTKMRTMMQQMGRGGGLPGMGGGMPGMGGGFPGMGGGMPGLPGMGGGAQPGFRPPSGKKQKSQKKKKGFGQL; encoded by the coding sequence ATGTTTGAAGCCCTCTCCGATCGCCTCGAATCTGCCTGGAAAAGCCTGCGTGGCCAGGACAAAATCAGCGAGTCTAACATCGACAGCGCCCTGCGGGAGGTGCGTCGCGCCCTGCTGGAGGCCGACGTCAACCTCCAGGTGATCAAAGACTTTATCGCCCAGGTAAAAGAAAACGCCCTGGGTATTGAGGTGGTCAAGGGCGTCAGCCCCGACCAGCAGTTCATCAAAGTGGTCAACGACGAGCTGGTGCGCCTCATGGGCGACACTAACGCCCCCCTGGCCGACTCGCCTACCAAGCCCACCGTGGTGCTGATGGCGGGCTTGCAGGGTACCGGTAAAACCACCGCCACCGCCAAGCTGGCCCTGCACCTGCGTAAAGAAAACCGCAGCACCCTGCTGGTGGCCACCGACGTCTACCGCCCCGCCGCCGTCGATCAGCTGATCACCCTCGGCAAGCAGATCGACGTGCCCGTGTTTGAGCTGGGCACCGACGCCAACCCGGTTGACATTGCCCGCCAGGGCATCGAGAAGGCCAAAGCCGACGGCGTTGACACGGTGATCGTCGACACGGCGGGCCGTTTGCAGATCGACCCCAAGATGATGGCCGAGCTGGCCGATATCAAAACCGCCATTGACCCCGACGAAGTGCTGCTGGTAGTCGATGCCATGACCGGCCAGGAGGCCGCCAACCTCACCCGCACCTTCCACGATGAAATTGGCATCACCGGGGCCATTCTCACCAAGATGGATGGTGATGCGCGGGGCGGGGCAGCCCTGTCGGTGCGGCAGATTTCGGGCCAGCCGATCAAGTTCATCGGCGTCGGCGAAAAGGTAGAGGCCCTGCAACCCTTCTACCCCGATCGCATGGCCTCCCGCATTCTCGGCATGGGCGACGTGCTCACCCTGGTGGAAAAAGCCCAGGAAGCCGTCGATATTGCCGACGCCGAAAAGCTGACCCAAAAAATTCTCGAAGCCGAGTTTGACTTCGACGACTTTCTCAAGCAGATGCGCTTTATGAAGAGCATGGGCTCCCTGGGCGGCATCATGAAGCTGATCCCCGGCATGGGCAAGCAGATCACGGGTGAAATGCTGGAGCAGGGCGAGGTGCAGCTCAAGCGCTGCGAAGCCATGATCAACTCCATGACCACCGAGGAGCGCAAGCACCCTAACCTGCTCTCCAGCTCCCCCAGCCGCCGCCGCCGCATTGCCAAGGGCTCGGGCCACCAGGAGAAAGACGTGGGCAAGCTGGTCAGCGACTTCACCAAGATGCGCACGATGATGCAGCAGATGGGTCGCGGTGGCGGCCTGCCCGGCATGGGTGGCGGTATGCCCGGCATGGGCGGCGGCTTCCCTGGGATGGGGGGCGGCATGCCAGGGCTTCCGGGCATGGGCGGTGGGGCGCAGCCAGGGTTTCGCCCCCCCAGCGGCAAAAAGCAAAAGAGCCAAAAGAAAAAGAAGGGGTTTGGTCAACTCTAG